From one Astatotilapia calliptera chromosome 10, fAstCal1.2, whole genome shotgun sequence genomic stretch:
- the LOC113030479 gene encoding lissencephaly-1 homolog B-like codes for MVLSQRQRDELNRAIADYLRSNGYEEAYSTFKKEAELDMNEEVDKKYAGLLEKKWTSVIRLQKKVMELESKLNEAKEEMTHGGSVGQKRDPKEWIPRPPERYALSGHRAPVTRVIFHPVFSVMVTASEDATIKVWDYEAGDFERTLKGHTDSVQDISFDQSGKLLASCSADMSIKLWDFQGFECIRTMHGHDHNVSSVAIMPNGDHIVSASRDKTIKMWEVATGYCVKTFTGHREWVRMVRPNQDGSLIASCSNDQTVRVWVVASKECKAELREHEHVVECIAWAPDSAHPTILEATGSENKKSGKPGPFLLSGSRDKTIKMWDVSIGICLMTLVGHDNWVRGILFHPGGRFIVSCADDKTIRIWDYKNKRCMKTLSAHEHFVTSLDFHKTAPYVVTGSVDQTVKVWECR; via the exons ATGGTGCTgtcacagagacaaagagatgAACT AAACCGGGCCATAGCTGACTATCTTCGTTCCAATGGCTACGAGGAGGCGTATTCCACTTTCAAGAAAGAGGCAGAGTTAGATATG AATGAAGAAGTAGATAAGAAGTATGCAGGGCTGTTGGAAAAGAAGTGGACCTCGGTTATCAGATTACAGAAGAAG GTGATGGAATTGGAGTCAAAATTGAATGAGGCTAAAGAGGAGATGACACACGGAGGGTCTGTGGGCCAGAAGCGCGACCCCAAGGAGTGGATCCCTCGCCCCCCAGAGAGATACGCCTTGAGTGGGCACCGTGCTCCGGTCACGCGTGTTATATTCCACCCCGTGTTTTCGGTCATGGTCACAGCTTCTGAGGATGCTACCATTAAG GTGTGGGACTATGAAGCAGGGGACTTTGAGCGAACCCTCAAAGGCCACACAGACTCTGTGCAGGACATCTCCTTTGACCAGTCAGGAAAACTTCTGGCTTCATGTTCAGCTGATATGAGCATCAAACTTTGGGATTTTCAGGGCTTTGAGTGCATTCGAACAATGCATG GCCACGATCACAATGTGTCATCTGTAGCTATTATGCCAAATGGTGACCATATAGTATCTGCCTCCAGAGATAAGACTATCAAGATGTGGGAGGTGGCCACTGG GTACTGTGTGAAGACATTTACAGGCCATAGGGAGTGGGTGAGGATGGTGCGTCCCAATCAGGACGGCTCGTTGATTGCCAGCTGCTCCAATGACCAGACGGTGCGCGTCTGGGTGGTTGCCTCAAAGGAGTGCAAAGCTGAGTTGCGGGAACACGAACATGTGGTAGAGTGCATCGCTTGGGCCCCCGACAGCGCTCATCCCACCATCCTAGAAGCTACAGGCTCAGAG AATAAGAAGAGTGGAAAACCTGGGCCTTTCCTGCTCTCTGGCTCCAGAGATAAAACGATCAAGATGTGGGATGTGAGCATCGGGATCTGCCTCATGACTCTG GTGGGACATGACAACTGGGTGCGCGGGATATTGTTTCACCCTGGAGGAAGATTCATAGTAAGCTGTGCTGATGACAAGACCATTAGGATCTGGGACTACAAGAACAAACGCTGCATGAAGACCTTGAGTGCCCACGAACACTTTGTTACCTCTCTTG ATTTCCACAAGACTGCTCCCTACGTGGTGACGGGCAGTGTCGATCAGACAGTCAAAGTGTGGGAGTGCCGCTGA